In Streptomyces sp. SN-593, a single genomic region encodes these proteins:
- a CDS encoding phytoene desaturase family protein, with protein sequence MSRAVVADAVVVGAGPNGLTAAVELARAGLSVQVYEAADTVGGGARTEELTLPGFRHDPCSAVHPFGIGSPVFSALPLARHGLEWLQPRVPMAHPFPDGTAAVLGRTVGETAASLGPRDAPAYRKLLAPYVGHWETLAADFFRPPWSGLPKDPYRFARFGLTGLPPVGVLALRFHDAKARALLAGLAGHAIARLREPLTGAMAMMFALAAHERGWPVARGGSQAISDALAAHLTELGGAVTTGVTVRKLDELPPARAYVFDTSPSALARIAALGDAYRGYRHGPSVFKIDYALDGPVPWTAPAAREAGTVHVGPTYTEIGDALDRAVTGRPPQTPFLITSQPTVVDPSRAPEGKHVFWAYAHVPRGWHGDATDAVERQIERFAPGFRDLVLARAVTGPAGLAARNANYVEGDIACGAFSGLQTVLRPRLAAIPYATRRPGVFLCSAATPPGPGVHGMSGHNAAKAVLRHLRRAAARS encoded by the coding sequence GTGAGCCGGGCGGTGGTCGCCGACGCCGTCGTGGTCGGAGCCGGCCCGAACGGGCTGACCGCCGCGGTCGAACTCGCCCGCGCCGGCCTGTCCGTGCAGGTCTACGAGGCGGCCGACACGGTCGGCGGCGGCGCCCGCACCGAGGAGTTGACGCTTCCCGGTTTCCGGCACGACCCCTGTTCGGCGGTGCACCCGTTCGGCATCGGCTCGCCCGTCTTCAGCGCGCTGCCGCTGGCCCGGCACGGGCTGGAGTGGCTCCAGCCGCGGGTGCCGATGGCGCACCCCTTCCCCGACGGCACCGCGGCCGTGCTGGGCCGTACGGTCGGCGAGACCGCGGCCTCGCTCGGGCCGCGCGACGCCCCCGCCTACCGCAAGCTGCTCGCTCCGTATGTCGGCCACTGGGAGACCCTGGCGGCGGACTTCTTCCGGCCGCCGTGGTCCGGGCTGCCCAAGGACCCCTACCGCTTCGCCCGGTTCGGGCTCACCGGGCTGCCCCCGGTCGGGGTGCTGGCGCTGAGGTTCCACGACGCGAAGGCCCGGGCTCTGCTCGCGGGCCTGGCCGGGCACGCCATCGCCCGGCTCCGCGAACCGCTCACCGGCGCCATGGCGATGATGTTCGCCCTGGCCGCCCACGAACGCGGCTGGCCGGTGGCGCGCGGCGGCTCCCAGGCGATCAGCGACGCCCTCGCGGCGCACCTCACCGAACTCGGCGGCGCCGTCACCACCGGCGTGACCGTGCGCAAGCTCGACGAGCTCCCGCCGGCCCGCGCCTACGTGTTCGACACCTCGCCCTCCGCGCTGGCCCGGATCGCCGCGCTCGGCGACGCCTACCGCGGCTACCGCCACGGTCCCTCCGTCTTCAAGATCGACTACGCGCTGGACGGCCCCGTGCCGTGGACCGCGCCCGCCGCCCGCGAGGCCGGAACGGTGCACGTCGGCCCCACCTACACGGAGATCGGCGACGCCCTCGACCGCGCCGTCACCGGCCGCCCGCCGCAGACGCCCTTCCTCATCACCTCCCAGCCGACCGTGGTCGACCCCTCGCGCGCGCCGGAGGGCAAGCACGTCTTCTGGGCGTACGCCCATGTCCCGCGCGGCTGGCACGGCGACGCGACCGACGCCGTCGAGCGGCAGATCGAACGGTTCGCGCCCGGCTTCCGCGATCTGGTGCTGGCCCGCGCGGTGACCGGCCCCGCCGGCCTCGCCGCCCGCAACGCCAACTACGTGGAGGGCGACATCGCGTGCGGCGCGTTCTCCGGGCTCCAGACGGTGCTGCGGCCGCGGCTGGCCGCGATCCCGTACGCCACGCGGCGCCCCGGGGTCTTCCTGTGCTCGGCGGCGACCCCGCCCGGGCCGGGCGTGCACGGCATGAGCGGCCACAACGCGGCGAAGGCGGTGCTGCGGCACCTGCGGCGGGCCGCGGCGCGTTCGTAG